A genomic segment from Capra hircus breed San Clemente chromosome 7, ASM170441v1, whole genome shotgun sequence encodes:
- the LOC102170309 gene encoding olfactory receptor 7A17-like, with protein sequence MEPDNDTQLLEFLLLGLSEKVKVQPLIFGLFLSTYLITVFGNLLIILAITSNAHLHTPMYFFLSNLSFVDICFTSTTIPKMLWNIWTQSKVISYKECITQIYFLILFAVLDILLLTVMAYDRFVAICQPLHYTVIMNPQLCGLLVLISWIISVLNSLLQSLMVLRLSFCTNIEIPHFFCELNHMVQLACSDTFLNNIVMYFAAVLLCGGPFFGILCSYSKIVSSICRISSAQGKYKAFSTCVSHLTIVSLFYCTMLGVYLSSAATHNAHSSATASVMYTVITPMLNPFIYSLRNKDMKKALKALFVKGNI encoded by the coding sequence ATGGAACCAGACAATGATACACAACTTCTAGaatttctccttctgggactttcAGAGAAAGTAAAAGTACAGCCCCTCATATTTGGGCTTTTCCTCTCCACGTACTTGATCACTGTGTTTGGAAACCTGCTCATCATCTTGGCCATCACTTCAAATGCCCACCTGCACacacccatgtacttcttcctctccaacctgTCCTTTGTGGACATCTGtttcacctccaccaccatcccaAAGATGCTATGGAATATCTGGACACAAAGCAAAGTTATCAGCTATAAAGAATGCATcacacagatttattttctcatccTCTTTGCAGTGTTGGACATCCTCCTCCTGAccgtgatggcctatgaccgctttgTGGCCATTTGTCAACCTCTCCACTACACAGTCATCATGAACCCCCAGCTCTGTGGACTACTGGTGCTGATATCCTGGATCATAAGTGTcctgaattccttattgcaaagCTTAATGGTGTTGCGACTGTCCTTCTGTACAAACATTGAAATTCCCCACTTTTTCTGTGAACTCAATCATATGGTCCAACTTGCCTGTTCTGACACATTTCTTAATAACATAGTGATGTATTTTGCAGCTGTCCTGCTGTGTGGTGGTCCCTTCTTTGGTATCCTTTGTTCATATTCTAAAATAGTTTCCTCTATATGCAGAATCTCATCTGCTCAGGGGaaatataaagcattttccaCCTGTGTGTCTCACCTCACCATTGTCTCCTTATTTTATTGTACAATGCTTGGAGTGTACCTTAGCTCTGCAGCTACCCACAATGCACACTCAAGTGCAACAGCCTCGGTGATGTACACAGTCATCAcacccatgctgaaccccttcatctacagcctgaggaaTAAAGACATGAAGAAGGCTCTGAAAGCATTGTTTGTGAAGGGAAATATATAA